A stretch of Penaeus vannamei isolate JL-2024 chromosome 18, ASM4276789v1, whole genome shotgun sequence DNA encodes these proteins:
- the LOC138864870 gene encoding putative GATA zinc finger domain-containing protein 25, giving the protein MGRDKPQGGKPKRLLKSVKEAHLDARNSREDEIMRRHEQQEHQQRLLQQQQQQQQQQQQQRIEERRAAERREVEQREEQIQRHRQRAEEDRLRRERQRGEEGRQHRR; this is encoded by the exons atgggacGTGATAAGCCGCAGGGCGGAAAGCCCAAACGCCTCCTTAAAAGTGTG aAAGAAGCTCATCTGGATGCAAGGAATTCCAGAGAAGATGAA atTATGAGGAGGCACGAACAGCAGGAGCACCAGCAGCGGCTgttgcagcagcagcaacagcagcaacagcagcagcagcagcaaaggaTAGAAGAACGAAGAGCCGCTGAACGGCGAGAGGTGGAACAGCGGGAGGAGCAAATCCAGCGCCATCGGCAGCGGGCAGAAGAGGACCGACTTCGGCGAGAACGCCAACGCGGAGAAGAGGGCCGGCAACATCGGCGCTGA